A stretch of Chitinophaga caeni DNA encodes these proteins:
- a CDS encoding universal stress protein yields MKTILVPTDFSDAAYNAAEYALKLAAQIEATRVVLFHAYELVVPIPDLPTAVPMVDMEELKASSLEGLKKMADDLKGTVPQGCELAYRAENQLLAASINDVATAEKADFIVMGIIGGSNLEEIFVGSNTVDVVKNTQFPVIVVPVEASFKGIKKIVFACDLKRVMETTPIKKLTALLDIFKPELVVVNVHKEGKEITGNQPMEGLMLDAFLAPYNPDYRFVESDNVPNAVVNFAKEENADLILVVPRKHGFFDSIFKRSNTSKMAFRSSIPLISLHQ; encoded by the coding sequence ATGAAAACGATCTTAGTTCCAACAGATTTTTCCGATGCAGCTTACAATGCTGCCGAGTATGCTTTGAAGTTAGCCGCCCAAATTGAGGCGACGCGGGTAGTATTGTTTCATGCTTATGAGCTGGTTGTCCCGATACCGGATTTACCTACCGCAGTACCCATGGTAGACATGGAAGAGTTGAAAGCGTCTAGTTTGGAAGGGCTGAAGAAAATGGCGGATGATCTGAAAGGTACCGTTCCGCAAGGTTGTGAGCTGGCTTACCGTGCTGAAAATCAATTGTTAGCGGCATCAATTAACGATGTGGCTACAGCAGAGAAAGCCGATTTTATCGTGATGGGGATTATCGGTGGCAGCAATTTGGAAGAAATATTCGTGGGTTCCAATACGGTGGATGTAGTGAAAAATACGCAATTCCCTGTAATCGTAGTGCCGGTAGAAGCCAGCTTCAAAGGTATAAAGAAAATAGTTTTTGCCTGTGACTTGAAAAGGGTAATGGAAACCACGCCGATTAAAAAATTAACCGCTTTGCTGGATATTTTCAAACCGGAACTCGTCGTGGTGAATGTTCATAAAGAAGGAAAGGAAATCACCGGCAATCAACCGATGGAAGGTTTGATGCTGGATGCATTCCTCGCCCCTTATAATCCCGATTACCGTTTCGTGGAAAGTGATAATGTTCCGAATGCAGTAGTAAATTTTGCAAAAGAAGAGAATGCCGATCTAATTTTGGTCGTGCCACGCAAGCATGGATTTTTCGATAGTATTTTCAAAAGAAGTAATACGTCTAAAATGGCCTTTAGGTCAAGTATTCCGCTGATCAGCCTGCACCAGTAA